In Nocardioides cavernae, a single genomic region encodes these proteins:
- the topA gene encoding type I DNA topoisomerase, whose protein sequence is MAKLVIVESPAKARTIGGYLGADYVVESSIGHIRDLPNNAADTPAKIKDKPWGRLAVDVDNGFEPYYVVPRDKKSHIAKLKKLVKDADALYLATDEDREGEAIAWHLLDELKPPKGLPVHRMVFHEITKSAILAAVENPREINDDLVEAQEARRILDRLYGYEVSPVLWKKVMSGLSAGRVQSVATRLVVDKERERMKFRVASYWDLDATFDAGTGHDPRMFPAKLYSLDDVRVARGADFDNTGELKGKAQRAHLSRADAEALAAGLSDTTYDVRSVESKPYRRSPYAPFRTTTLQQEASRKLGMSASVTMSVAQRLYENGFITYMRTDSTTLSDAAVGAARDQVRELYGAEYLPDSPRTYASKVKNAQEAHEAIRPAGESFRTPAQTGLSGEQFRLYELIWMRTVASQMKDATGNSVTIRIGGAAADGRDVVFSASGRTITFHGFLKAYVEDIDDASKRRDDAETRLPNLTQGAAVSAATLSPEGHETKPPSRYTEATLIKELEDREIGRPSTYASIIGTILNRGYVYKKGTALVPAWLAFSVIRLLEEHFPRQVSYEFTADMEDVLDEIAGGRADRATELGEFYYGAGDVVGLKTLVTELGEIDAKEMATFPIGEGIDLRVGRYGPYVEGPAPEDGDGAPVRANVPDDLPPDELTVAKAKELLANPAGEEQVVGNHPDTGLQIVAKNGRFGPYVTELLPDDAPKSAKPRTGSLFASMTLDTVTLEQAVRLLDLPRIVGTDEDGTEITAQNGRYGPYLKKGTDSRSLTSEDQIFDITLDQAKAIYAQPKQRGRGAATPPLKELGNDPVSGQPVIVKAGRFGEYVTDGEYNATLRKDDTVESITLERAAELLAERRERGPAKKAAKKGAKKAPAKKTATKKTTAKKTAAKKTAKKS, encoded by the coding sequence GTGGCAAAGCTCGTCATCGTCGAGTCCCCGGCCAAGGCCCGCACCATCGGCGGCTACCTGGGCGCGGACTACGTCGTCGAGTCCTCGATCGGTCACATCCGTGACCTGCCCAACAACGCCGCGGACACCCCGGCCAAGATCAAGGACAAGCCGTGGGGCCGGCTCGCGGTCGACGTCGACAACGGGTTCGAGCCCTACTACGTCGTGCCGCGCGACAAGAAGAGCCACATCGCCAAGCTCAAGAAGCTGGTCAAGGACGCCGACGCCCTCTACCTCGCCACCGATGAGGACCGCGAGGGCGAGGCGATCGCCTGGCACCTCCTCGACGAGCTCAAGCCGCCGAAGGGCCTGCCGGTCCACCGGATGGTCTTCCACGAGATCACCAAGTCGGCGATCCTCGCCGCGGTCGAGAACCCCCGCGAGATCAACGACGACCTCGTCGAGGCCCAGGAGGCGCGCCGCATCCTCGACCGCCTCTACGGCTACGAGGTCTCCCCGGTGCTGTGGAAGAAGGTCATGTCCGGCCTCTCCGCCGGCCGCGTCCAGTCGGTCGCGACCCGGCTGGTCGTCGACAAGGAGCGCGAGCGGATGAAGTTCCGCGTCGCCTCCTACTGGGACCTCGACGCCACCTTCGACGCCGGCACGGGCCACGACCCGCGGATGTTCCCCGCCAAGCTCTACAGCCTCGACGACGTACGCGTCGCCCGCGGCGCCGACTTCGACAACACCGGCGAGCTGAAGGGCAAGGCCCAGCGCGCCCACCTCTCCCGCGCCGACGCCGAGGCGCTGGCTGCCGGCCTCAGCGACACGACGTACGACGTCCGCTCGGTCGAGTCCAAGCCCTACCGCCGCTCGCCGTACGCCCCCTTCCGCACGACCACGCTGCAGCAGGAGGCGAGCCGCAAGCTCGGGATGAGCGCCAGCGTGACGATGTCGGTCGCGCAGCGGCTCTACGAGAACGGCTTCATCACCTACATGCGTACGGACTCCACGACGCTCTCGGACGCCGCGGTGGGTGCCGCGCGCGACCAGGTGCGCGAGCTGTACGGCGCCGAGTACCTGCCCGACTCGCCGCGGACCTACGCCTCCAAGGTGAAGAACGCGCAGGAGGCGCACGAGGCGATCCGGCCGGCCGGCGAGTCGTTCCGCACCCCGGCGCAGACGGGCCTGTCCGGCGAGCAGTTCCGCCTCTACGAGCTGATCTGGATGCGCACCGTCGCCTCGCAGATGAAGGACGCCACCGGCAACTCGGTGACGATCCGCATCGGCGGCGCCGCCGCCGACGGCCGCGACGTCGTCTTCAGCGCGAGCGGTCGCACGATCACCTTCCACGGCTTCCTGAAGGCCTACGTCGAGGACATCGACGACGCCTCCAAGCGGCGCGACGACGCCGAGACCCGCCTGCCCAACCTGACCCAGGGTGCGGCGGTGTCGGCGGCCACGCTGAGCCCCGAGGGCCACGAGACCAAGCCGCCCTCGCGCTACACCGAGGCCACGCTGATCAAGGAGCTCGAGGACCGCGAGATCGGCCGCCCGTCGACCTACGCGTCGATCATCGGCACGATCCTCAACCGCGGCTACGTCTACAAGAAGGGCACCGCGCTGGTGCCGGCGTGGCTGGCGTTCTCGGTGATCCGGCTGCTCGAGGAGCACTTCCCGCGGCAGGTGTCCTACGAGTTCACCGCCGACATGGAGGACGTCCTCGACGAGATCGCGGGCGGCCGCGCCGACCGGGCCACCGAGCTCGGCGAGTTCTACTACGGCGCCGGTGACGTCGTGGGCCTCAAGACGCTGGTGACCGAGCTCGGCGAGATCGACGCCAAGGAGATGGCGACCTTCCCGATCGGGGAGGGGATCGACCTCCGTGTCGGTCGCTACGGCCCGTACGTCGAGGGTCCGGCGCCCGAGGACGGCGACGGCGCCCCGGTCCGGGCCAACGTGCCCGACGACCTGCCGCCCGACGAGCTCACCGTGGCCAAGGCCAAGGAGCTCCTGGCCAACCCGGCCGGCGAGGAGCAGGTGGTGGGCAACCACCCCGACACCGGCCTGCAGATCGTGGCCAAGAACGGCCGCTTCGGCCCCTACGTCACCGAGCTGCTGCCCGACGACGCGCCCAAGTCGGCCAAGCCGCGCACCGGCTCGCTCTTCGCGTCGATGACCCTCGACACGGTCACGCTCGAGCAGGCGGTCCGGCTCCTCGACCTGCCGCGCATCGTCGGCACCGACGAGGACGGCACCGAGATCACCGCGCAGAACGGTCGCTACGGGCCCTACCTCAAGAAGGGCACCGACTCGCGCTCGCTGACCAGCGAGGACCAGATCTTCGACATCACCCTCGACCAGGCCAAGGCGATCTACGCCCAGCCCAAGCAGCGCGGTCGCGGCGCGGCCACCCCGCCGCTCAAGGAGCTCGGCAACGACCCCGTCTCCGGCCAGCCGGTGATCGTCAAGGCCGGCCGCTTCGGCGAGTACGTCACCGACGGCGAGTACAACGCCACGCTCCGCAAGGACGACACCGTCGAGTCGATCACCCTCGAGCGCGCGGCCGAGCTGCTCGCCGAGCGTCGTGAGCGCGGCCCGGCCAAGAAGGCCGCCAAGAAGGGCGCGAAGAAGGCTCCCGCCAAGAAGACGGCGACGAAGAAGACGACCGCCAAGAAGACCGCGGCGAAGAAGACCGCCAAGAAGTCCTGA
- a CDS encoding sugar phosphate isomerase/epimerase family protein — MCFGYDGDAALRESLERKGASRRGLLRGAVAGAAGATVLAAGSPALAAKPSQHPGKGHGHGRQKEVPTDLISIQLYTLRAKMTTDAEIQLMLDQLAKYGYERVERAGLYSYTAAQFKAALDARGIWASSSHDGISTTTPNGPVLDPAKLNAKLDDAQTFRQKYINVPYLNSNSKSDWQMWADQMNTEAAAARKRGLRYGYHNHAHEFTIDLGGGETPWDVLTSELDPKLVHLEVDLYWAYTGGVNTGAADPLQFAIDVINSAPQEVRQYHVKDRHGADAALLYGQTPGDMADLGLGVIDFPTIFKAHQVEEYIVENDTPDFWPAATANTGFRYLDGLDF; from the coding sequence ATGTGTTTCGGATATGACGGCGACGCCGCCCTGCGCGAGTCGCTCGAGAGGAAGGGCGCCAGCCGCCGCGGCCTGCTCCGCGGTGCCGTGGCAGGCGCAGCAGGAGCCACCGTGCTCGCCGCAGGCTCCCCGGCCCTGGCCGCCAAGCCCAGCCAGCACCCCGGCAAGGGTCACGGCCACGGACGGCAGAAGGAGGTGCCGACCGACCTGATCAGCATCCAGCTCTACACGCTGCGCGCGAAGATGACGACCGACGCCGAGATCCAGCTGATGCTCGACCAGCTCGCGAAGTACGGCTACGAGCGCGTGGAGCGGGCCGGCCTCTACAGCTACACCGCCGCCCAGTTCAAGGCCGCGCTCGACGCCCGGGGCATCTGGGCCTCGTCGAGCCACGATGGGATCAGCACCACCACCCCCAACGGACCCGTCCTCGACCCGGCGAAGCTCAATGCGAAGCTCGACGACGCGCAGACGTTCCGCCAGAAGTACATCAACGTCCCCTACCTCAACTCCAACAGCAAGAGCGACTGGCAGATGTGGGCCGACCAGATGAACACCGAGGCGGCCGCCGCCCGCAAGCGCGGCCTGCGCTACGGCTACCACAACCACGCCCACGAGTTCACCATCGACCTCGGTGGCGGCGAGACGCCGTGGGACGTGCTCACCAGCGAGCTCGACCCCAAGCTCGTGCACCTCGAGGTCGACCTCTACTGGGCCTACACGGGCGGGGTCAACACGGGTGCGGCCGACCCGCTGCAGTTCGCGATCGACGTGATCAACTCGGCCCCACAGGAGGTCCGCCAGTACCACGTCAAGGACCGCCACGGTGCCGACGCGGCTCTGCTGTACGGCCAGACCCCCGGTGACATGGCCGACCTCGGTCTCGGTGTCATCGACTTCCCGACGATCTTCAAGGCCCACCAGGTCGAGGAGTACATCGTGGAGAACGACACCCCGGACTTCTGGCCGGCCGCGACCGCCAACACGGGGTTCCGCTACCTCGACGGTCTCGACTTCTGA
- a CDS encoding PQQ-dependent sugar dehydrogenase, with protein MKHPYRTGLTAAVGAALCLPMLAATTAASAHEGHDDTAPPPPAGAFQKVTLNDHPGEAIDLAVLPDGDVLHTTRAGVIWHNDAQTGVNSVAGRIPVYLHDEEGLQSIALDPGYDGKKNKWIYLYYSPPLDTPADDPATASINEGDAPETGTAADFAPYKGHLTVSRFRYSGGQVDTGSEQKVLDVPVDRGICCHVGGDIVFDSAGNLILSTGDDTNPFQSDGFVPLDERADRNPAFDAQRTSANTNDLRGKILRITPKAGGGYTIPEGNLFAPGTPKTRPEIYSMGWRNPFRIEIDPDTDDIWVADYSPDARNADPNRGPAGHGKWAVVDEPSNYGWPYCATAELPYNDFDFATRTSGAKFNCDAPVNDSIHNTGLRELPPVEQPEVWYGYGLSPEFPELETGGIGPMAGPAYQFDKKATKGRNPVAWPERYDDTPLFYEWTRDYIKGFHLDDGEVAAIEDVVPDIVTDNPMDMEFGPDGALYVLEYGDGYFAENPDAQLSRIDYIGEGGNRSPVPAITAEPTAGKAPLTVAFSSEGTTDPDGDTKLKYAWDFDGDGKVDSRKASGSYTYTEDGSYRATLTVTDQGGRRASTDVDVVVGNEAPVVEFVTPVAGQAFSFGDTVTYEVRVTDDEPVDCSRVTVTYVLGHDTHGHPQSTASGCTGSLTTSVPEGHDPATDDLAAVFVAEYTDTGSEPGLSGSDEVVLEPAG; from the coding sequence ATGAAGCATCCTTATCGCACTGGGCTCACGGCCGCCGTCGGCGCCGCCCTCTGCCTGCCCATGCTGGCGGCGACCACCGCGGCCAGCGCCCACGAAGGCCACGACGACACCGCCCCGCCCCCGCCCGCCGGGGCGTTCCAGAAGGTCACGCTCAACGACCACCCGGGCGAGGCCATCGACCTCGCCGTGCTGCCCGACGGCGACGTGCTGCACACCACGCGCGCGGGCGTGATCTGGCACAACGACGCCCAGACGGGCGTCAACAGCGTCGCCGGCCGCATCCCGGTCTACCTCCACGACGAGGAGGGCCTGCAGAGCATCGCCCTCGACCCGGGGTACGACGGCAAGAAGAACAAGTGGATCTACCTCTACTACTCGCCGCCGCTCGACACCCCGGCCGACGACCCGGCCACCGCCTCCATCAACGAGGGCGATGCCCCGGAGACCGGTACGGCGGCGGACTTCGCGCCCTACAAGGGCCACCTGACCGTCTCCCGGTTCCGCTACTCCGGCGGCCAGGTGGACACCGGGTCGGAGCAGAAGGTGCTCGACGTCCCGGTCGACCGCGGCATCTGCTGCCACGTCGGCGGTGACATCGTCTTCGACTCGGCGGGCAACCTGATCCTGTCGACCGGTGACGACACCAACCCCTTCCAGTCCGACGGCTTCGTGCCGCTCGACGAGCGCGCCGACCGCAACCCCGCCTTCGACGCCCAGCGCACCTCGGCCAACACCAACGACCTGCGCGGCAAGATCCTGCGGATCACGCCCAAGGCCGGCGGCGGCTACACGATCCCCGAGGGCAACCTGTTCGCCCCCGGCACGCCGAAGACGCGCCCGGAGATCTACTCGATGGGCTGGCGCAACCCGTTCCGCATCGAGATCGACCCCGACACCGACGACATCTGGGTCGCCGACTACTCGCCCGACGCCCGCAACGCCGACCCCAACCGCGGCCCCGCCGGCCACGGCAAGTGGGCGGTCGTGGACGAGCCGTCCAACTACGGCTGGCCCTATTGCGCCACGGCCGAGCTGCCCTACAACGACTTCGACTTCGCCACCCGCACGAGTGGCGCGAAGTTCAACTGCGACGCCCCGGTCAACGACTCGATCCACAACACCGGCCTGCGCGAGCTGCCGCCCGTGGAGCAGCCGGAGGTCTGGTACGGCTACGGCCTCTCCCCGGAGTTCCCCGAGCTCGAGACCGGCGGCATCGGCCCGATGGCGGGTCCGGCGTACCAGTTCGACAAGAAGGCCACCAAGGGTCGCAACCCCGTTGCCTGGCCCGAGCGCTACGACGACACCCCGCTGTTCTACGAGTGGACCCGCGACTACATCAAGGGCTTCCACCTCGACGACGGTGAGGTCGCCGCGATCGAGGACGTCGTCCCCGACATCGTCACCGACAACCCGATGGACATGGAGTTCGGCCCCGACGGCGCGCTCTACGTGCTCGAGTACGGCGACGGCTACTTCGCCGAGAACCCCGACGCGCAGCTGTCCCGGATCGACTACATCGGCGAGGGCGGCAACCGCAGCCCGGTCCCGGCGATCACGGCCGAGCCGACAGCGGGCAAGGCGCCGCTGACGGTCGCGTTCTCCAGCGAGGGCACCACCGACCCGGACGGCGACACCAAGCTGAAGTACGCCTGGGACTTCGACGGTGACGGCAAGGTCGACAGCCGCAAGGCCAGCGGGTCCTACACCTACACCGAGGACGGCAGCTACCGCGCCACGTTGACGGTGACCGACCAGGGCGGGCGCCGCGCCTCGACCGACGTCGACGTCGTCGTCGGCAACGAGGCCCCGGTCGTCGAGTTCGTCACCCCGGTGGCGGGCCAGGCGTTCAGCTTCGGCGACACCGTGACGTACGAGGTCAGGGTCACCGACGACGAGCCCGTCGACTGCAGCCGGGTCACCGTGACCTACGTGCTGGGCCACGACACCCACGGCCACCCGCAGTCCACGGCCTCGGGCTGCACCGGATCGCTGACCACCTCGGTGCCCGAGGGTCACGACCCCGCCACGGACGACCTCGCGGCCGTCTTCGTCGCGGAGTACACCGACACCGGCTCCGAGCCCGGTCTGAGCGGTTCGGACGAGGTCGTCCTCGAGCCGGCCGGCTGA
- a CDS encoding DUF7059 domain-containing protein, whose amino-acid sequence MPSDLDFAGPLREALLAADFTYDRVAEAIGEEAHRALGRNETLPALRRTTSGAPIDTLVRLFLLQTPVARDDAERALPGLVDRLCNAGLLEQSVSEVAARTDCRPYATSEAGRDRDLWVVSDLTPGLDGAPVAVGPDHVLGISSASTSLAQLTMREPVGSALDLGTGCGVQALHLAAHARSVVATDVNERALWMTRLNAALNQVEVDVRDGSFFEPVAGERFDLIATNPPFVISPATGERLVYRDSGLPGDRVVEHIVRTGPDHLTEGGWLQVLANWAIVDGRPWDERLGSWLRDDCDALVVQRETLDPAAYVELWLKDSGHHGRPDYAQRYDTWLSWLEDTGIEGVGFGWINVRLGGGGRHDLLEWPYDVEQPIGPAIHEWGEAATALRGLTDDELLRSVLRAREDVQQETVGRPGAEDPEAIVLRQQRGFRRARTADTVEAALVGASDGDLALGQLLGAIAALLQRDEADLHETYLPVVRELVGEGFLVLD is encoded by the coding sequence ATGCCGTCCGACCTCGACTTCGCCGGGCCCCTGCGCGAGGCCCTGCTCGCCGCCGACTTCACCTACGACCGGGTCGCCGAGGCGATCGGCGAGGAGGCGCACCGGGCGCTCGGACGCAACGAGACCCTCCCCGCCCTGCGTCGTACGACGTCGGGTGCGCCCATCGACACCCTGGTCCGGCTCTTCCTGCTGCAGACCCCGGTCGCCCGCGACGACGCGGAGCGGGCGCTCCCCGGCCTGGTCGACCGGTTGTGCAACGCCGGGCTGCTGGAGCAGAGCGTCAGCGAGGTCGCGGCCCGCACCGACTGCCGGCCCTACGCCACCTCGGAGGCAGGACGCGACCGTGACCTCTGGGTCGTCTCCGACCTCACGCCCGGCCTCGACGGAGCCCCGGTCGCGGTCGGCCCCGACCACGTCCTGGGCATCTCGAGCGCCTCGACGAGCCTGGCGCAGCTGACGATGCGTGAGCCGGTCGGCAGCGCGCTCGACCTGGGCACCGGGTGCGGCGTGCAGGCACTGCACCTCGCTGCGCACGCGCGCTCCGTCGTCGCGACCGACGTCAACGAGCGGGCGCTCTGGATGACCCGGCTCAACGCCGCACTCAACCAGGTCGAGGTCGACGTCCGCGACGGCTCGTTCTTCGAGCCGGTCGCCGGCGAGCGCTTCGACCTCATCGCCACCAACCCGCCGTTCGTGATCTCCCCGGCGACCGGCGAGCGGCTGGTCTACCGCGACTCCGGCCTCCCCGGCGACCGCGTCGTCGAGCACATCGTGCGCACCGGGCCCGACCACCTCACCGAGGGTGGCTGGCTGCAGGTCCTCGCCAACTGGGCGATCGTCGACGGGCGACCGTGGGACGAGCGGCTCGGGTCGTGGTTGCGCGACGACTGCGACGCGCTGGTCGTGCAGCGCGAGACGCTGGACCCGGCGGCCTACGTCGAGCTGTGGCTCAAGGACAGCGGGCACCACGGGCGTCCCGACTACGCCCAGCGCTACGACACGTGGCTGTCGTGGCTGGAGGACACGGGCATCGAGGGCGTCGGGTTCGGCTGGATCAACGTGCGGCTGGGTGGGGGAGGCCGCCACGACCTCCTCGAGTGGCCGTACGACGTCGAGCAACCGATCGGCCCGGCGATCCACGAGTGGGGCGAGGCGGCGACGGCGCTTCGCGGGCTCACCGACGACGAGCTGCTCCGCAGCGTGCTGCGTGCCCGGGAGGACGTCCAGCAGGAGACGGTCGGCCGGCCCGGCGCGGAGGACCCGGAGGCGATCGTCCTCCGTCAGCAGCGCGGCTTCCGGCGCGCGCGGACGGCCGACACCGTCGAGGCCGCCCTCGTCGGGGCCAGTGACGGCGACCTGGCGCTCGGCCAGCTGCTGGGGGCGATCGCCGCGCTGCTGCAGCGCGACGAGGCCGACCTGCACGAGACCTACCTGCCGGTGGTGCGAGAGCTGGTGGGGGAGGGCTTCCTGGTCCTCGACTGA
- a CDS encoding sodium-translocating pyrophosphatase, producing the protein MTGILPAVVATPELEGGNLVLVVVVALIALGALGMAAMFRSQVLAAGEGTDNMKTIAQAVQEGANAYLQRQFRTLGIFAAVAFVVLFALPADDMTVRIGRSIFFLVGAGFSAAIGYLGMSLAVRANLRVAAAAETEGRDPAMVIGFRTGAFVGMATVGLGLLGASVVVLLFKDEAPHVLEGFGFGAALLAMFMRVGGGIFTKAADVGADLVGKVEQGIPEDDPRNAATIADNVGDNVGDCAGMAADLFESYAVTLVAALILGAAAFGDKGLVFPLLIPAIGALTAVLGIYITKPRASESGLTTINRAFYISAGVGALASVILSYSYLPGSFSDFTNITGLDMASAEGDPRFIASAAVVIGIVMAAGILALTGYYTGTEYRPVKDVAKTSLTGPATVILSGLSVGFESAVYTTLVIGAAVFGGFLLGGATLTVSLFAVALAGCGLLTTVGVIVAMDTFGPVSDNAQGIAEMSGDVSEEGAQILTELDAVGNTTKAITKGIAIATAVLAATALFGSYATSVAESLAESGSDEILNFQVYNPAVLVGVLLGAAVVFLFSGLAINAVARAAGAVVMEVRRQFREIPGIMEGTGRPEYGKVVDIVTRDSLRELVTPGILAVLAPVAVGFGLGVTALAGFLAGAIGAGTLMAVFLANAGGAWDNAKKLVEDGHHGGKGSPSHEATVIGDTVGDPFKDTAGPAINPLIKVMNLVSLLIASAIVSLSVGKDENDALRIVIALVAVAIITVAVVISKKREVAIADDGDNTGSSSFAPHHA; encoded by the coding sequence ATGACGGGGATCTTGCCCGCGGTCGTTGCGACGCCCGAGCTCGAAGGTGGCAACCTCGTCCTGGTCGTCGTCGTCGCCCTGATCGCGCTCGGCGCGCTCGGGATGGCCGCGATGTTCAGGTCGCAGGTGCTCGCCGCGGGCGAGGGCACCGACAACATGAAGACGATCGCCCAGGCCGTCCAGGAGGGCGCCAACGCCTACCTGCAGCGGCAGTTCCGCACGCTCGGGATCTTCGCCGCGGTGGCGTTCGTGGTCCTGTTCGCACTGCCCGCCGACGACATGACCGTCCGCATCGGCCGCTCCATCTTCTTCCTCGTCGGTGCCGGGTTCTCCGCTGCCATCGGCTACCTCGGCATGAGCCTGGCCGTGCGCGCCAACCTGCGCGTGGCCGCCGCTGCCGAGACGGAGGGCCGCGACCCCGCCATGGTCATCGGCTTCCGCACGGGCGCCTTCGTCGGCATGGCGACCGTCGGCCTCGGCCTGCTCGGCGCCAGCGTCGTCGTGCTGCTCTTCAAGGACGAGGCGCCCCACGTGCTCGAGGGCTTCGGCTTCGGTGCCGCGCTGCTCGCCATGTTCATGCGCGTCGGTGGCGGCATCTTCACCAAGGCCGCCGACGTCGGCGCCGACCTGGTCGGCAAGGTCGAGCAGGGCATCCCGGAGGACGACCCGCGCAACGCCGCGACGATCGCCGACAACGTGGGCGACAACGTCGGCGACTGCGCCGGCATGGCCGCCGACCTCTTCGAGTCGTACGCCGTCACGCTGGTCGCCGCGCTGATCCTCGGCGCCGCCGCCTTCGGCGACAAGGGCCTGGTCTTCCCGCTGCTGATCCCCGCGATCGGCGCGCTGACAGCCGTCCTCGGCATCTACATCACCAAGCCCCGCGCGAGCGAGAGCGGCCTGACCACGATCAACCGGGCCTTCTACATCTCCGCGGGCGTCGGCGCGCTCGCCTCGGTGATCCTGTCCTACTCCTACCTGCCCGGATCCTTCAGCGACTTCACCAACATCACCGGTCTCGACATGGCTTCCGCCGAGGGCGACCCGCGCTTCATCGCGTCAGCAGCCGTCGTCATCGGCATCGTCATGGCCGCCGGCATCCTCGCTCTCACCGGCTACTACACGGGCACCGAGTACCGCCCGGTCAAGGACGTCGCGAAGACCTCCCTCACCGGTCCGGCGACGGTGATCCTCTCCGGCCTGAGCGTCGGATTCGAGTCGGCCGTCTACACGACGCTCGTCATCGGTGCTGCCGTCTTCGGAGGCTTCCTGCTCGGCGGTGCGACGCTCACGGTGTCGCTCTTCGCGGTCGCGCTCGCCGGCTGCGGCCTGCTCACCACCGTCGGCGTCATCGTGGCGATGGACACCTTCGGCCCGGTCTCCGACAACGCCCAGGGCATCGCCGAGATGTCGGGCGACGTCAGCGAGGAGGGGGCGCAGATCCTCACCGAGCTCGACGCCGTCGGCAACACCACCAAGGCGATCACCAAGGGCATCGCGATCGCGACGGCCGTGCTTGCCGCGACGGCGCTGTTCGGCTCGTACGCCACCTCGGTGGCCGAGTCACTCGCCGAGTCCGGGTCCGACGAGATCCTCAACTTCCAGGTCTACAACCCGGCCGTCCTGGTAGGCGTGCTGCTCGGCGCGGCCGTGGTGTTCCTCTTCTCCGGCCTGGCCATCAACGCGGTCGCCCGCGCTGCCGGTGCGGTCGTGATGGAGGTCCGCCGCCAGTTCCGCGAGATCCCCGGGATCATGGAGGGCACCGGCCGCCCGGAGTACGGCAAGGTCGTCGACATCGTCACGCGCGACTCGCTTCGCGAGCTGGTGACGCCCGGCATCCTGGCCGTGCTTGCTCCGGTCGCCGTGGGCTTCGGTCTCGGTGTGACCGCGCTCGCCGGCTTCCTCGCCGGTGCCATCGGTGCGGGCACCCTGATGGCCGTCTTCCTCGCCAATGCGGGCGGTGCGTGGGACAACGCGAAGAAGCTGGTCGAGGACGGCCACCACGGCGGCAAGGGCTCCCCGTCGCACGAGGCCACCGTCATCGGCGACACCGTCGGCGACCCGTTCAAGGACACCGCCGGCCCGGCCATCAACCCGCTCATCAAGGTGATGAACCTGGTCTCGTTGCTCATCGCGAGCGCGATCGTCTCCCTGAGCGTCGGCAAGGACGAGAACGACGCGCTCCGCATCGTCATCGCCCTCGTCGCCGTCGCGATCATCACGGTTGCGGTCGTCATCTCCAAGAAGCGCGAGGTCGCGATCGCGGACGACGGTGACAACACCGGGTCCTCGTCGTTCGCTCCGCACCACGCCTGA
- a CDS encoding anti-sigma factor antagonist, giving the protein MDLTLATREVDGRAVVAVGGEIDVYTAPKLRDCITELVGAGTYDIVIDLEAVEFLDSTGLGVLVGGLKKVRAHDGSLDLVCTQERLLKIFRITGLAKVFVIHDSVGLAPGA; this is encoded by the coding sequence GTGGATCTCACCCTTGCGACACGCGAGGTGGACGGCCGTGCCGTCGTTGCCGTCGGCGGCGAGATCGACGTCTACACCGCACCCAAGCTGCGTGACTGCATCACCGAGCTCGTCGGTGCCGGCACCTACGACATCGTCATTGACCTCGAGGCCGTCGAGTTCCTCGACTCCACCGGCCTCGGCGTGCTCGTCGGCGGGCTCAAGAAGGTCCGTGCCCACGACGGCTCGCTCGACCTGGTCTGCACCCAGGAGCGTCTGCTCAAGATCTTCCGCATCACCGGCCTCGCGAAGGTGTTCGTGATCCACGACTCCGTCGGCCTGGCGCCCGGCGCCTGA